CAAGGAAGAAACAAGAGCGGCGAGCAACGGCAACGGGCGCGGGTTTGGTACGGCAGGGGCGAAATTACGAGGAATTTCCGGGGTCTGGCCGGGCCTGGAAGCGGCGGGCCGTATGTTTGCGTTGCCGGGCCGGGGCCGCCCGCGACCCAACGCTTCCGGTTGTTGCGCCCAGCCGGCCTGCTGGGTGGCACAGGCCTTCAGTTTAGTTTTTCTTCCGATTTTGCGTACATCGCCCCGTAAACACCTTGCCGCATGACGCCTCTCAACGACGCTTCTGCTCCCCTCTCCTCCTCGTCGCCGCCCGTTGCTTTACCTGACGAGGACGACCTCCCGCAGTCTGCCGATAGCGGCGTGGCCGACCGCAATGCCACGCGCCAGGCTCGGGAGCAAACCGTGGGGCAGCGCCCCGGCACGCTCGTTATTCGGGAAGGTGCCCTGCCGCCCCGGCTGTTTTTGATTTCGTACAGCGACGACTTTTTCACCGAAGGCGAGTACAGCAGCTACGACCAGCTTCTGCAGTTTATGCGGGCTCACCCCGAGCTGAAGCACTGGGTGGACGTGCGCGGCTACGGCGACCTGGAGCTGATGCAGCGCCTGCAGCACGACTTCCGCATCCACCCGCTACAGATGGAAGACGTGCTGGGCGACTACCAGCGGGCCAAGGTGGAAGAAAGCGAGGAGGGCTTCTTCCTGGTGTCGCGCATGACCGAGTTTACAACGCTGCTGGAAATCGACGACGACCAGCTTTCCATCTTCACCGGCCCCAATTACATCCTGACTTTTCAGGACGACTACGAGGATTGCCTCGACGCCGTGCGGCTCCGCCTGCGCTCCACCCGCAGCTCCAGCCGCCGCCGCTCGCCCCTGTACCTGGCCTACGCCCTCACCGACGTGGTGCTCGACCACTACTACCCCACCATGGCCTCCATCGGCGACTACCTCGAAACACTGGAGGAGCGCATTTTCCGGGGCCGCTCGGATAGGCGGGTGCTCAACCGCATCCTGCAAATCAAGAAAGACATCGTGCGCTTCCGCCGCCTGGTGTACCCGGAGCGCGACAAGATTGCCGAACTGCTGCGCATGCCCGAGGAAGACGTGCCCGAGGACATCAAAACCTACTTCCGCGACTGTTACGACCACGCCATCCAGGCCCTGGACCTGGCCGAGAGCTACCGCGAAACCGTCAGCAGCCTCATCGACCTCTACATGTCGGACCAGAGTAACCGCGCCAACGAGGTGATGAAAGTGCTGACCATCATCAGCAGCATCTTCATTCCCCTGAGCTTCATTGCCAGCGTCTACGGCATGAACTTCTCGCGCGAAAACCCCGACGGCAGCACCAACTTCCTGAACATGCCCGAGCTGTACTCGCCCTGGGGCTACGTGGGCGTTATTACGTTTATGCTAGTGGTCGTCATCGGGCAGCTTACTTACTTCTACCGCAAAGGCTGGCTGACGAATCGGTGAGGTAGTGAGCGGTGAGGTGGTGACCCCGGCGGCAGACTTCTCGCCGGAGGCGAGGCGTCTGCCCGCCGGGGGATGGGGCCAGACTCCCGACTGGCGGCCGCTGAAAGCGGCCATGCGGCACCGCGCCGCTTGGGCCGGCTGCACAAGACGGTAACGCGAAGTTTCACTTCGCGAGGCGTTGGAACGGTCCAGAACCGGTCGTTCTAGTATCTCGCGAAGTGAAACTTCGCGTTACATCTTTCTGGCCCACTACCAGTTCATGCGGCCCTGACGCCTGATGGCCGCCGTTGGCGGCCGCCAGTCGGGAGACTGGCCCCATTTATCGGCGGGCAGACGCGCCAGCTCCGCTGGCAAGTCTGCCGCCAGGCCTTGGCTCATTTCCAAGCTTCAACTCCGTGCGGCGCAGCTCCTGCCCGACGATGCGGAAGAGGTGGTAGGTGGCGGTGCCGGGGTCGAAGGTGAGGCTGATTTCAGGCGTGGAGAGGTCGAAGGGTTGGCCGCCGATGAGGCGCAGGCGGGCGTCGTAGAGGTAGACCTTGCCGGGGCCGGGCTCCGCAATGGCGTACACGCGCCGCCCGCCGCCGAAGTCGAAGAACTGCACTGGCTTGGGTGCCGAGGTTACGAAGTTTTGCGTGAGCAGCTGCCGCCCATCGGCGTCAAACAACGCCAGCCGGCCGCCTTCTTCCCGCACCACCACCAGGCCGCGCCGCTGCTGATCGGCCACCAGGCGAAACACCGAGTTGCGGCTCCAGGTGGCCACGCGCCGCCGGGCCACGATGTCGCCGCTCAGGTTGAAGCTTACCAACTCCCCGTGCTGGGTAACGACGGTAAGGCGGGTGCGGCGGAGCGTGGTGCCGGCCTCCACCACCGCCCCGCTGGCCAGGCGGGCACCCAGGCTGATGGGGAAGCCTGGGTACACCCCGCCCGCCTGGTTGTAGGCGTACACGTAGCCATTTTCCAGCAGCACCACCACCACGTCGCGGCCGGCCACGCTCAGGTATTCGGGCGCGGCGGCCAGCCGAAACTCCAGCTGCTTGGGCTGCCAGCCCGCGTACGTGCGCCCCTGCGTGTCGTACAAAAACAGGTTGCTGCTGGCGCCTGCCACCAGCAGGCGCCGCGCCTGCCCCGCCCCGGCCGGCGACACGCTCAGGGAAGTAGCGCGCACAGTGTCGGGAAGGTTAAGCGGGAAGTTAGGCTGGAGCTGGCCCCGGCCGTCGTACTGAAACAGCTGCCCCGGCGTGGCCAGCAGCATGCCCGTGCCGCCGGGCAGGCGGTAGGGCGCCCCCACCAGCGGCCCCGGCAGCGTGTCGGACCAGGCCACCACGTTGTCGGGCGTGACGTAGTGCAGCACCTGGGCCGTGTCTTGTACCAGCACGCCCGGCAGGCGGGCTCCACCGACGGGCAGCAGGGCCGGGCCGGCGCTGAGCGGCACCTTGAAGGCCAGCACGCTGCCCGTGCCGTTCTGGTTTTGGGGCCGGGCTACGGCGGGGCCCACCACCGGATGGCGCAGCACCAGCTGGGCGAAGTACTGGGCTCCGGGTTCTTGTTCATTAGGAGCCGGCACCCATTGCAGGGCCACTTGCGGAAAGCGTTTAAACAAGGCTTCGTTGCGGAGCAGGCCGGCCCGACGCTCTTCCTGCAAGCCGCGCAGCAGCAGGTTCCAGCAGTTGCGGGTGTCCAGCACCACGCGCAGGCGGGCCAGGGGCTGGGTTTCCTGCAGAAAAGCCACCTGCGGGGCTGAGCGGCTCCACACCTCCCCGGCGGCCACCTGCTGCAGCCACTGCCGTGCGGCGGCTTCGTTGTCGGCAAACGCCACGTAGTTGCCCGCCTGCGCTACCACGGGCGCCGCAAACCCACGGAACATGGGCCCCAGCAGCCGCTGGGGCAGCTCGGCCACACCCGCCTGGTACAGCTGGAAAGGCCCCACCCGCCCAAAGCCCGGACTGGTGCCCGTGGCCCGGCGCAGCCTCCCCAGCAGCCGGCTCACCCGGCCCGGATTGGCGCAATAGGCCACCGCCAGCTTGCCGGGCCGCTGCCGGGCCGTGCGAGTAGTGAGGTAGCATAGGCCCACTTCCTGGCCAAGGGCACTCGTGAGACTATCTACCAGCCCCACGGCTTCCGGGGCCAGCGAGTCGGGTAGCAGGGCCGAGCGGGGGCCGCGCAGGGCGGCGGCCGGACCCAGGCCCACGTGCACCAGCAGGGCCGTGCTCAGGGGCAGCACCTCGGCCATGCCCAGGCGCTGGGCCGGCTGCCCGCGCAAGAGCTGGTGCAGTCCGTCGCGGGCTGTTTCGGGGTTGGCAAAGCCCGTCAGCACCACTTTGTTGCCGGCCAGGCGCAGCTGCAACAGGTCGTTGCGGGTCAGGCTGGCCACGGTCGTCAGCTCGGGGCCCAGCTCCTGCCGGAAAAACACGCCCAGCAGCTGGGGCAGGCGGCGCTGGTTGAGCAGCAGCGTCGCGTCCACGTCCTTGAGCTGGAAGTAGTCGGTGCCCTGAAACTCGGCCGCCACGGTGGGCTGGTCGGGGCGCTCCAGGCGACGCACCACGGCTTCCAGCAGGGCGGCGTTGGCGCTCAGCAGCAGGTGGTTGCGGTAGTTGAACAAGGTCAGGCCCTCGCCCCCGTCGCGGGGGCGCACCTGCGTAAACAAATGGCCCTGGTAGATGCGGGTGCTTACCTCGAAGCGGCCGTCGCGGCCCATGCCTTCCACCAGGCCCCGCACCTGCCGGTACTCGCGCA
This region of Hymenobacter sp. YIM 151500-1 genomic DNA includes:
- the corA gene encoding magnesium/cobalt transporter CorA, with the protein product MTPLNDASAPLSSSSPPVALPDEDDLPQSADSGVADRNATRQAREQTVGQRPGTLVIREGALPPRLFLISYSDDFFTEGEYSSYDQLLQFMRAHPELKHWVDVRGYGDLELMQRLQHDFRIHPLQMEDVLGDYQRAKVEESEEGFFLVSRMTEFTTLLEIDDDQLSIFTGPNYILTFQDDYEDCLDAVRLRLRSTRSSSRRRSPLYLAYALTDVVLDHYYPTMASIGDYLETLEERIFRGRSDRRVLNRILQIKKDIVRFRRLVYPERDKIAELLRMPEEDVPEDIKTYFRDCYDHAIQALDLAESYRETVSSLIDLYMSDQSNRANEVMKVLTIISSIFIPLSFIASVYGMNFSRENPDGSTNFLNMPELYSPWGYVGVITFMLVVVIGQLTYFYRKGWLTNR